From Amycolatopsis sp. cg9, one genomic window encodes:
- a CDS encoding cytochrome P450 gives MTDFVMPQIDPALLPPSVRYGLSDTLPWLGRMRAANPVLRDPFGMHHVFTYAEVQQALADPGTFSSDPSHVMPQAAAELSAGMLAVMDPPAHTKVRRIASAAFTPKRVKDLNDRIAQIAEELLDAVPGDEFDFVTAFSQYLPLVVVSELLGIPKTDLPQFITWTEALLQVTVPNPNDAAEMDAAMQAAMFGPLVQMQQYMAGLCAELRANPRDGFISDLLQAEVDGERLADHEAVNLAIQLLQAGHITSASVLANFVLRLGEHPGVEARLRTDPALIPAAVDEALRFTPPVPRLQRFTTTDTELGGVAIPAKSMVFLSLLSANHDEKVFANPDAFDIDRGAARNLTFGHGIHYCFGAALAKTEAKFGIEALLRRYSSIEVLADEPVEFYESELFTPKSVRVRVRRA, from the coding sequence ATGACCGACTTCGTCATGCCGCAGATCGACCCGGCGCTGCTGCCGCCGTCCGTCCGTTATGGACTGTCGGACACGCTGCCGTGGCTGGGCCGGATGCGCGCGGCCAACCCGGTGCTGCGCGACCCGTTCGGCATGCACCACGTGTTCACCTACGCCGAGGTGCAGCAGGCGCTGGCCGACCCCGGCACGTTCTCCAGCGACCCGTCGCACGTGATGCCGCAGGCCGCCGCCGAGCTGTCCGCCGGCATGCTCGCGGTGATGGACCCGCCCGCGCACACCAAGGTGCGCCGGATCGCCAGCGCCGCGTTCACCCCGAAGCGCGTCAAGGACCTCAACGACCGCATCGCGCAGATCGCCGAAGAGCTCCTCGACGCCGTGCCCGGCGACGAGTTCGACTTCGTCACGGCGTTCTCGCAGTACCTGCCGCTGGTCGTGGTGTCGGAGCTGCTCGGCATCCCGAAGACCGACCTGCCGCAGTTCATCACCTGGACCGAGGCGCTGCTCCAGGTCACCGTGCCGAACCCGAACGACGCCGCCGAGATGGACGCCGCCATGCAGGCGGCCATGTTCGGCCCGCTCGTCCAGATGCAGCAGTACATGGCCGGCCTGTGCGCCGAGCTGCGCGCGAACCCGCGCGACGGCTTCATCAGCGACCTGCTCCAGGCCGAAGTGGACGGTGAGCGGCTCGCCGACCACGAAGCCGTCAACCTGGCCATCCAGCTGCTGCAGGCCGGGCACATCACCTCAGCGTCGGTGCTGGCGAACTTCGTGCTGCGGCTGGGGGAGCACCCGGGTGTCGAGGCGCGCCTGCGCACCGACCCGGCGCTGATCCCGGCCGCGGTCGACGAGGCGCTGCGGTTCACCCCGCCGGTGCCGCGCCTGCAGCGGTTCACCACCACCGACACCGAGCTCGGCGGCGTCGCCATCCCGGCGAAGAGCATGGTCTTCCTCTCGCTGCTGTCGGCCAACCACGACGAAAAGGTGTTCGCGAACCCGGACGCCTTCGACATCGACCGCGGCGCCGCCCGCAACCTGACCTTCGGCCACGGCATCCACTACTGCTTCGGCGCGGCGCTGGCCAAGACCGAGGCGAAGTTCGGCATCGAAGCCCTGCTGCGCCGGTACTCGTCGATCGAGGTCCTCGCCGACGAGCCGGTCGAGTTCTACGAGAGCGAGCTGTTCACGCCGAAGAGCGTCCGCGTCCGGGTGCGGCGGGCGTGA
- a CDS encoding thioesterase II family protein has translation MTADRWFRRFHEAPAAKARLVCLPHAGGSASFYFPVSRALAPDVEVLSVQYPGRQDRRKEPFVPTVEGLADEIAALLRGLDERPLALFGHSMGAMVAYEVTRRLEDSGPAPVALFVSGRRAPDRYRDDRVHTRSDEGVLAEVRRLSGTEADLLGDEEVVRMILPVLRNDYRAVETYRHPPGVRLATPVVAFTGTEDPVASVDEVSAWAAHTTGGFELVPLPGGHFFLTRHQDVLLRTMAERLGRVPA, from the coding sequence GTGACCGCGGACCGCTGGTTCCGCCGGTTCCACGAGGCACCGGCGGCGAAGGCGCGGCTGGTGTGCCTGCCGCACGCCGGCGGTTCGGCGTCGTTCTACTTCCCCGTGTCGCGGGCGCTCGCCCCGGACGTCGAAGTCCTGTCCGTGCAGTACCCGGGGCGGCAGGACCGGCGGAAGGAACCGTTCGTCCCCACGGTCGAAGGGCTCGCCGACGAGATCGCCGCCCTGCTGCGGGGGCTCGACGAGCGGCCGCTGGCGCTGTTCGGGCACAGCATGGGCGCGATGGTGGCGTACGAGGTGACGCGGCGGCTGGAGGACTCGGGGCCGGCGCCGGTGGCGCTGTTCGTCTCCGGCCGGCGCGCGCCCGACCGGTACCGCGACGACCGCGTCCACACCCGCTCCGACGAGGGGGTGCTGGCCGAGGTGCGCCGGCTGAGCGGCACGGAGGCGGATCTCCTCGGTGACGAGGAGGTGGTGCGCATGATCCTGCCGGTGCTGCGCAACGACTACCGCGCGGTGGAGACCTACCGGCACCCGCCGGGCGTCCGGCTGGCGACGCCGGTGGTGGCGTTCACCGGCACCGAAGACCCGGTCGCGTCGGTGGACGAGGTCTCGGCGTGGGCGGCGCACACCACGGGCGGCTTCGAGCTGGTCCCGCTGCCCGGCGGGCACTTCTTCCTGACCCGCCACCAGGACGTCCTCCTGCGGACGATGGCCGAGCGGCTGGGCCGGGTGCCGGCCTGA
- a CDS encoding PKD domain-containing protein, translated as MLLSLRSRGRIALATAFTAAFALLVPGVAHAAPPSNDDFDQATAITALPFTAQQDTSEATKAVDDPYWCQSSDVRASVWFRYTATADGYLRASTKGSDPEMILAVHTGTRGVLRGVDNGCGIGGDTTFLAKAGTTYSIMVSGYDVPGGALSLSLDPVPAAANDDYANAQAVPSLPFSAQPDFSVASYEADDPESTCQSEANLVPSVWYAYTNTGAAKSVTARTTGYGSALSVYTGNSLPELKQVACKNDSYGQPTAFRAATGTTYYVRVTGPATSYEPITLSLDDAPALQPSISQSPSYPTVYDNVSFSADSWNEIDRPMTADWDFGDGATAPAGTAPVSHHYATDGTYTVTLHATSPDGRTATRTTQVTVTTHDVGIAKFTVPAAARAGESKPISVDVSNTRYAETATVVLSRNDGNYWRQVATLTLTVPARPTKTVRFPFAYTFTPDDAIDGKVIFRAELKLDYPVRDARPSDNEVIAIATTVKPSGTRIAAV; from the coding sequence GTGCTGCTTTCGTTGCGATCGCGCGGCCGGATCGCCTTGGCCACCGCGTTCACGGCGGCGTTCGCGCTGCTCGTACCGGGCGTCGCGCACGCGGCGCCACCGTCCAACGACGACTTCGACCAGGCGACGGCGATCACCGCGCTGCCGTTCACCGCGCAGCAGGACACGAGCGAGGCCACCAAGGCGGTCGACGACCCGTACTGGTGCCAGTCGTCCGACGTCCGGGCGTCCGTCTGGTTCCGGTACACGGCCACCGCGGACGGGTACCTGCGCGCCTCGACCAAGGGCAGCGACCCGGAGATGATCCTCGCGGTCCACACCGGAACCCGGGGCGTACTCCGGGGGGTCGACAACGGTTGCGGCATCGGCGGGGACACGACGTTCCTGGCGAAGGCCGGGACCACGTACTCGATCATGGTCTCCGGCTACGACGTCCCGGGCGGGGCGCTGTCGCTCTCGCTGGACCCGGTGCCGGCCGCGGCCAACGACGACTACGCGAACGCGCAGGCCGTGCCGTCGCTGCCGTTCTCCGCGCAGCCGGACTTCTCGGTCGCCTCCTACGAAGCCGACGACCCGGAGTCGACGTGCCAGTCCGAGGCCAACCTCGTCCCGTCGGTCTGGTACGCCTACACCAACACCGGTGCGGCGAAGTCGGTCACCGCGCGGACCACCGGGTACGGCTCGGCCCTCTCGGTCTACACGGGGAACAGCCTGCCGGAGCTGAAGCAGGTCGCCTGCAAGAACGACTCGTACGGGCAGCCGACCGCGTTCCGCGCCGCCACCGGGACGACCTACTACGTCCGCGTGACCGGGCCGGCCACTTCGTACGAGCCCATCACGCTGTCCCTGGACGACGCGCCGGCGCTGCAGCCGTCGATCTCCCAGTCGCCGTCGTACCCGACGGTCTACGACAACGTCTCGTTCTCCGCGGACTCCTGGAACGAGATCGACCGGCCGATGACCGCCGACTGGGACTTCGGTGACGGCGCCACGGCCCCGGCCGGCACCGCCCCCGTGTCCCACCACTACGCCACCGACGGCACGTACACCGTCACCCTGCACGCGACGTCGCCGGACGGCCGCACGGCCACCCGGACGACGCAGGTCACCGTGACCACCCACGACGTCGGGATCGCCAAGTTCACCGTGCCTGCCGCGGCCCGCGCGGGCGAGAGCAAGCCCATCTCGGTCGACGTGAGCAACACCCGGTACGCCGAGACTGCGACGGTCGTGCTGTCCCGCAACGACGGGAACTACTGGCGGCAGGTCGCCACGCTCACCCTGACCGTGCCCGCGCGGCCCACCAAGACCGTGCGGTTCCCCTTCGCCTACACCTTCACCCCCGACGACGCGATCGACGGCAAGGTCATCTTCCGCGCCGAGCTGAAGCTGGACTACCCGGTGCGTGACGCCCGGCCGTCGGACAACGAAGTGATCGCCATCGCCACGACCGTGAAACCGAGCGGCACGCGCATCGCCGCCGTCTGA
- a CDS encoding cytochrome P450, producing MTTALSTEDVPSARFGLGEQLAWLRRRREDGGVHVDASGAHHLFSHADVERVTKDPATFSSNPARVLPEGVPNMTEGMMLVADPPQHGKLRRLAAQAFTPRKMRDLGPRVAEIAVDLLDRAPEGGFDAVEHFTVELPATMIAELFGIPAADAGAFRSLVEQIMAIEPPDLTDEAAVRAAADNALGGPFLELMGYLLQLCARRRAEPGPGLISDLVRARLDGEQLADPEVASLAVQILQAGHLTTAAVLGHALVLLAEHPEAQAALRADRALIPGAVEEVLRCRPPSTRLQRYTTVDTEVAGHVIPAGAVVVPWMLSANHDDAVFADPDVFDIRRSPNRHLTFGHGIHFCLGAMLARVELTGALNALFDHLPMWTVDGVVEYQESHLLFGPKRVPLVVSTTPTDRRDLP from the coding sequence GTGACCACCGCACTGTCCACAGAGGACGTCCCGTCGGCGCGGTTCGGCCTCGGTGAGCAGCTCGCCTGGCTGCGGCGCCGCCGGGAGGACGGCGGGGTGCACGTCGACGCGTCCGGCGCGCACCACCTCTTCTCCCACGCCGACGTCGAGCGCGTCACCAAGGACCCGGCGACGTTCTCCAGCAACCCGGCGCGGGTGCTGCCCGAGGGCGTGCCGAACATGACCGAGGGGATGATGCTGGTCGCCGACCCGCCGCAGCACGGCAAGCTGCGGCGGCTGGCGGCGCAGGCGTTCACCCCGCGGAAGATGCGCGATCTCGGCCCGCGCGTGGCCGAGATCGCGGTGGACCTGCTCGACCGGGCCCCGGAAGGCGGCTTCGACGCGGTCGAGCACTTCACGGTCGAGCTGCCCGCGACGATGATCGCCGAGCTGTTCGGCATCCCGGCCGCCGACGCGGGCGCGTTCCGGTCGCTGGTCGAGCAGATCATGGCGATCGAACCACCGGACCTCACCGACGAAGCGGCCGTGCGGGCGGCGGCGGACAACGCGCTGGGCGGCCCGTTCCTCGAGCTGATGGGCTACCTGCTGCAGCTGTGCGCGCGCCGCCGCGCCGAGCCGGGGCCGGGGCTGATCTCCGACCTGGTCCGCGCGCGGCTGGACGGCGAGCAGCTGGCCGATCCGGAGGTGGCGAGCCTGGCCGTGCAGATCCTGCAGGCCGGGCACCTCACCACCGCCGCCGTGCTCGGCCACGCCCTCGTGCTGCTGGCCGAGCACCCCGAAGCGCAGGCCGCGCTGCGGGCCGACCGGGCGCTGATCCCGGGCGCGGTCGAGGAAGTGCTGCGGTGCCGGCCACCGTCCACGCGGCTGCAGCGTTACACCACAGTGGACACCGAGGTCGCCGGGCACGTGATCCCGGCGGGCGCGGTCGTCGTGCCGTGGATGCTTTCGGCGAACCACGACGACGCCGTGTTCGCCGATCCGGACGTGTTCGACATCCGCCGCAGCCCGAACCGCCACCTGACGTTCGGGCACGGCATCCACTTCTGCCTCGGCGCGATGCTCGCCCGCGTCGAGCTGACCGGTGCGCTGAACGCGCTGTTCGACCACCTTCCGATGTGGACGGTCGACGGCGTCGTCGAGTACCAGGAATCCCATCTGCTGTTCGGACCGAAGCGGGTCCCGCTGGTCGTCAGCACCACCCCCACCGATCGGAGAGACCTCCCGTGA
- a CDS encoding cytochrome P450, translated as MTETLDTATEVPSFPLPRGKCPYHPPAAYSELHEKAPLSKVKLVDGKQAWVVTGYAEARALLADPRLSAARSHPDFPNNAKIMPGTGMPQPVPEGDALTFAQLDDPEHNAQRKLVIPSFTLRQAKAMRPKIQKIVDELIDGMLADGPGADLVSAFAVPFPSMMMAELFGVPEEDRAVYTEHVQYLATRPDMMVPAIYTLSDFYTRLFERKRAEPAEDLATHMVTSFDERPDEIGFQQLLNSAMLVTVSGNESTMTMISLGAFAVLDNPAQADVLRADPAGAAPRAVEELLRYISAGDIISRLATEDIEIGGQTVRAGEGVILATPAVNRDPAAFPAPHELDLRRDHKTHLTFGHGPHQCVAMNFATAALEVVFSTLFTRLPGLRLAVPSEEVPPGGLGVYRVAELPVTW; from the coding sequence GTGACCGAAACCCTCGACACCGCCACCGAGGTGCCGTCGTTCCCGCTGCCGCGCGGCAAGTGCCCGTACCACCCGCCCGCCGCTTACTCGGAGCTGCACGAAAAAGCGCCGCTGTCGAAGGTGAAGCTGGTCGACGGCAAGCAGGCCTGGGTCGTCACCGGCTACGCGGAAGCCCGCGCGCTGCTGGCGGACCCGCGGCTCTCGGCCGCCCGCTCGCACCCGGACTTCCCGAACAACGCCAAGATCATGCCCGGCACCGGCATGCCGCAGCCGGTGCCCGAGGGTGACGCGCTGACGTTCGCGCAGCTCGACGATCCGGAGCACAACGCCCAGCGCAAGCTGGTGATCCCGAGCTTCACGCTGCGCCAGGCCAAGGCGATGCGCCCGAAGATCCAGAAGATCGTCGACGAGCTGATCGACGGCATGCTGGCCGACGGCCCGGGCGCCGACCTCGTTTCGGCGTTCGCGGTGCCGTTCCCGTCGATGATGATGGCGGAGCTGTTCGGCGTGCCGGAGGAGGACCGCGCGGTCTACACCGAGCACGTCCAGTACCTGGCGACCCGGCCGGACATGATGGTCCCGGCGATCTACACGCTGTCCGACTTCTACACCAGGCTCTTCGAGCGCAAGCGCGCCGAGCCGGCCGAAGACCTGGCCACCCACATGGTCACCAGCTTCGACGAGCGGCCGGACGAGATCGGCTTCCAGCAGCTGCTCAACTCGGCGATGCTGGTCACGGTGTCGGGCAACGAGTCCACGATGACGATGATCTCCCTCGGCGCGTTCGCGGTGCTGGACAACCCGGCGCAGGCGGACGTCCTGCGCGCCGACCCGGCCGGCGCGGCCCCGCGCGCGGTGGAGGAGCTGCTGCGCTACATCTCGGCGGGCGACATCATCTCGCGCCTGGCCACCGAGGACATCGAGATCGGCGGCCAGACCGTCCGGGCGGGCGAAGGCGTCATCCTGGCCACGCCGGCGGTCAACCGCGACCCCGCGGCGTTCCCGGCGCCGCACGAGCTCGACCTGCGCCGCGACCACAAGACGCACCTCACCTTCGGCCACGGCCCGCACCAGTGCGTCGCGATGAACTTCGCGACGGCCGCGCTCGAGGTCGTCTTCTCGACGCTGTTCACCCGGCTCCCCGGCCTGCGGCTGGCGGTCCCGTCGGAGGAGGTGCCGCCGGGCGGGCTGGGCGTCTACCGCGTCGCCGAGCTCCCGGTCACGTGGTGA